Part of the Methanobacterium paludis genome is shown below.
AATAGCAAAATTATTATCATTCCAAATAATACTATACCCGTTGCAAAAAGTGCGTTATAATGTAAACCTGTTGCATAACCCATTTCAAGTGCTATGTTTGATGTTAAAGCTCTCACTGGATCAAATATTGAACCCGGAATCTGTGCAACGTTTCCTGTAACCATTATGACTGCCATTGTTTCTCCTATAGCCCTTCCCATACCCAGAATAATTGCAGTTATGACACCTGGAAGTGCTGCAGGAAAAATAACCTTCCGGATTGTTTGCCATTGGGTTGCACCAAGAGCGAGAGAAGCTTCTTTGTACTCAACCGGGATCGATCTGAAAGCATCTTCAGATATGCTTGTTATGGTAGGAAGGATCATAATGGTTAGGAGTATGGAAGCTGCTAACATACTGAATCCCGATCCCCCAAAATACACCCTCATAATAGGTACAAGGACTATAAGCCCAAAAAATCCGTATATAACAGATGGTATTCCTGCAAGTGCCTGTATTGTAGGAGTTAAAATTCTCCTCATTTTATCCGGGGCTACTTCTGCCAGGAATAATGAACATAAAATTGATAATGGCACACCCATCAGGAGCGCCAATGCAGTTATACCTAATGTGCCTATTATCATAGGGAAAACACCATAAAATCCATTTGTAGGATCCCAGTCCATTCCGAAAATAAAATTCAAAATTCCTACCTGCTGCAATGCAGGAGCTCCCTGCTGGAAGATGAATGCTACAATAAGGACAATTATAGCAATAGATGATATTGCCGTTATGAAAAGTGCTTTTTCTACTAAAATTTCATCCCATTTCTTTGCCATCTAAACACCTCAAAGATGTCAACTCAAGACAACATCTTTAATCTCTTTTGATTTTGTTTTTGATTTGGTCAGTCTAATTCTATTTTGTAATAGTTTTAATCAAATAATTATCGCTTATCCAGTGGTTATTTGTTACCTTAACCAATAGATTGAGTTAAATTTATAGCTTTGTTAAAATGTAAATTTATAGTTTTGTTAAAATGATGATTCCTCAATGTACGGGGTGGCATATCTCTGCAAGTGAGGAGTGTAAAATTGAATATTTAATGTGTGGGACTGATCTATTCTCTAATGTAATGAAAATATCCTTATCTTCCACAAGTCTAAGCAAAGCGTTCAAATCTAGTTTTCCTGTTCCTAAAGGTAGATGATCCCTTCCAAAATCATCAAAATCATGCACATGGATTCCAATAAGATTATCTCCAACAGTTTCTATCATTTTGTTTAGAGATCCTCC
Proteins encoded:
- the pstC gene encoding phosphate ABC transporter permease subunit PstC; the encoded protein is MAKKWDEILVEKALFITAISSIAIIVLIVAFIFQQGAPALQQVGILNFIFGMDWDPTNGFYGVFPMIIGTLGITALALLMGVPLSILCSLFLAEVAPDKMRRILTPTIQALAGIPSVIYGFFGLIVLVPIMRVYFGGSGFSMLAASILLTIMILPTITSISEDAFRSIPVEYKEASLALGATQWQTIRKVIFPAALPGVITAIILGMGRAIGETMAVIMVTGNVAQIPGSIFDPVRALTSNIALEMGYATGLHYNALFATGIVLFGMIIILLLIANYIHYKKKVTIGGGYL